One Pyrofollis japonicus DNA window includes the following coding sequences:
- a CDS encoding TrpB-like pyridoxal phosphate-dependent enzyme, whose translation MAIDPIKLRAPQVEEIVPKHWYNIVPDLPEPVPPPRKPDGSIVKPEELEAVFPKELVRQETSMERYIAIPEPVRQAYLEIGRPTPLLRARRLEERLGTPAKIYYKYEGVIPTGSHKANTAIAQAYMASQEGIERLTTETGAGQWGSALALAGALFGIKVRVYMVRVSYEQKPYRRVLMQIYGAEVVPSPSKLTSVGRKILEEDPDNPGSLGIAISEAIEDALTNPNTKYSLGSVLNAVLLHQTVIGQEAMKQLELLGEEPPTHLVGAVGGGSNFGGFTYPFIKEKLRGKLDAEVIAVEPKAAPSMTKGVYAYDYGDTAGLTPLIKMHTLGHRFIPPPIHAGGLRYHGVAPTLSILLNHGVVKPVAYKQTEVFEAARFFAQAEGIVPAPESAHAVKAVIDLAREAKKKNEKRIIVFNLSGHGLLDLKGYEDYLAGRLEDTEPESFDLSYLPKVEG comes from the coding sequence ATGGCGATAGACCCCATAAAACTCCGTGCCCCACAAGTAGAGGAGATTGTGCCAAAGCATTGGTACAACATTGTGCCAGATCTCCCGGAGCCTGTTCCTCCTCCACGCAAACCAGACGGCTCCATAGTGAAGCCCGAGGAGCTTGAAGCAGTCTTCCCCAAAGAGCTGGTACGCCAAGAGACTAGCATGGAGCGCTACATAGCCATACCCGAGCCCGTCCGGCAAGCATACCTTGAGATCGGTAGGCCGACTCCCCTCCTAAGGGCTAGGAGGCTTGAGGAGAGACTAGGCACGCCAGCCAAGATATACTACAAGTACGAGGGGGTTATCCCGACGGGCTCCCACAAGGCTAACACGGCCATAGCACAGGCCTATATGGCGTCCCAGGAGGGCATTGAGAGGCTAACCACGGAGACTGGTGCAGGGCAGTGGGGAAGCGCACTAGCCCTAGCAGGCGCGCTCTTCGGGATAAAGGTCCGCGTCTACATGGTGCGCGTCAGCTATGAGCAGAAGCCCTACCGCCGCGTACTGATGCAGATCTACGGCGCAGAAGTGGTCCCGAGCCCGAGCAAGCTGACCAGCGTCGGCAGGAAGATACTGGAGGAGGACCCTGATAACCCGGGCAGCCTCGGAATAGCCATAAGCGAGGCAATCGAGGACGCCCTTACAAACCCCAACACGAAGTACTCGCTGGGCTCAGTGCTCAACGCAGTGCTCCTACACCAGACCGTTATTGGACAAGAGGCCATGAAGCAGTTGGAGCTGCTGGGAGAAGAGCCCCCGACACACCTGGTCGGCGCAGTCGGTGGTGGGAGCAACTTCGGAGGCTTCACTTACCCGTTCATAAAGGAGAAGCTCCGCGGCAAGCTAGACGCAGAGGTGATAGCTGTCGAGCCCAAGGCAGCGCCCTCGATGACTAAGGGCGTCTACGCATACGACTACGGCGACACGGCCGGGCTAACGCCTCTGATAAAGATGCATACTCTTGGCCACCGCTTCATACCGCCACCGATACACGCCGGGGGCTTACGCTACCACGGCGTAGCGCCAACGCTCAGCATACTGCTCAACCACGGCGTCGTGAAGCCAGTAGCGTATAAGCAGACAGAGGTGTTCGAGGCAGCTAGGTTCTTCGCCCAGGCAGAGGGCATCGTCCCGGCGCCAGAGAGCGCCCATGCAGTCAAAGCAGTGATAGACCTTGCTAGGGAGGCTAAGAAGAAGAACGAGAAGCGCATCATAGTGTTCAACCTGAGCGGCCACGGCCTACTAGACCTCAAGGGCTACGAGGACTACCTGGCAGGCAGGCTCGAGGATACCGAGCCGGAGAGCTTCGACCTATCGTACCTGCCGAAGGTGGAGGGCTGA